DNA from Triticum aestivum cultivar Chinese Spring chromosome 7D, IWGSC CS RefSeq v2.1, whole genome shotgun sequence:
CAATAAAAAGAAGATGAAATACATCATCATACATCTATCTGGAACATAGCAAGACAATATTCGTCCTAATTCATGAATACATCCTAGAAACTTTATATGCATATTACCTTACCAACTAGGTTAGAGGTGATGACAAAGCGTGGCACCACGTCAGTCGGTGGGTGGCAGCGTGGCGGTGATGGTAATTGAATAATGATAGATTGGAAGCGAATCAGCAGCATACAGGGTTGGATGGCCACCTTTAACTCCATTTGTGTTGCCTCACAgctttcccctttctttccctGTCCTTTCTAGCAATGTTGGCACCAAAGCCGTGGCTGATCGGGGTCAATGCGATCCACACCCACCAGGGACAGCCCCTGTGCAATCATGCACTAGGCAAGATGTACATAGGTGGGAGAAAACTTGATAGAGGGGAGGCTAGTACCTATCCTTCCCATACTGTGGGGATGGATGGAACTGAAAGAGAGTCAGCAGAAGGATTGAATGATCAGGGGGAGAGCTAGGATATATTCACTATAGCAGCTAATGAGGGGGAAAGAAACTTACCACGGGCCAGGGCCTGCCATCATCAGTACAAAAAAGGGATAAAATAtagacaaaagaaagaaaaaatgtcaTACCACTATGCTCTTTCTAATACAGTACTATAAACTAGAGACTTGTTTTCCTTCAATTTGCTAAGCATATATACTGCTCTTCTGCCCTTACATCTTAGTCTTTATTCAACAGATCACATACCATATGTTGAATTTGGCGAGTGTGTCGCATTCAACAATGAGAATGGAGGTGTAATTGAGTATCTCAGGGAGGAGAAAATTGTTGACTTGACCTCAAAACACCCAAGTGTTTCTTACTCTGATGTTCTATCCACAAAGGCCATGATTTCGACCTGGCTTGCTGATGCTCTGCAATACGAACTTTGGGTGGCAAATGATGGGGCTCATGGGAGCATTGCACGAGACATCTACTTTTCTGATCTCCCCTGGCCTATTGGAAAGGTACTCCACTGGAAGAAAATTAGAGATGTGAAGCGACTAATGGATATAACAAAGCTTAATGCTGCAGAAAAAGAAGAGGAGGTTACTACTTCTGTGCTCATGACTTTTACATTCCTCATTTTTGGTCACGCACTAGTAGCTTATGGCATACTTGTAATTTCTTGTTTTGAACAGATATACCGGAAGGCTACTGCTGCTTATGATGCTTTATCTACAAAATTAGGGGATCAATCCTTTCTTTTCGACGATAGGTAATACTATTGTTTTTCTTACGTTTTGTTTATATGCAATGTATTTAATTCTATTAGGTTCATATTCTGACACATAAGAGTTATATAGGAATTGAAatagtcttttattttcttttgtaaAGAAAATGGATTACATTGAAAGAGTAAAGCTATCCGAATTCGAATAGTAGTTGAGAAAGAATCACAATAAATGCAAAGATGAAGCTTGGATACGATCGGGTCCACCCCCCAGCTGGGAGGCATGAACCTCATCCCGATCAGAAGGAGAGGCTtaccatgaggggggggggggtccagaAAGAATGAAATGCATAGCGGGCCATCCTTGTTTTGTGGCATGCTCTCTGATTTATGGAAGTCGAATCCCTGCTGCCTCGTTGAAAGATGTCCCGAACCACTAGACGATTGACCATTTTGATTCTTTGTGGCTCTTCATATGTTTATCTTAAATTGATGTAACATTTGCAGGACACTAACCATTCTATACTTTGAATTCTGCAGCCCTACAGATGCTGATGCTCTTTTGCTTGGACATGTTCTTTTTGTCCTTAATGCATTACCTGTGAGTTGCCCTCAGCCTTGAATGCTCAGCTTTGCTTCTACCCAAATGAAGCACATTATACATGAACATTCAGTTACAGAATCTAAAACATGAATGCACATTGATATTCAATAATAATCTGCATGTAACCCTGGAACCATGAGTCATGGAGTGCACTTCTCAAATGCATCATATGTTAATAATAAGGTTCTTTGTATGCTTTTTTTTTTTGCGTTAACTAGCTGTAAAATACATTGTCCAACCCATGACTTGAGTTGCGTTTTGACTAACTTCCTGGCATGTTCTGCTTCTTAGGCTACATCTATGCTGCGAAGCTATTTGCAGAACTATGATAACTTGGTAAAGTATGCCGAGGATATCAAGGTCCAATTGGTGGAAGTTGGCTCATCATCAGCAGGATCAGCTTCATCTGATATGCCATCATCATCCACGCCCAGGAAAACATCATCTTCTGGACAAAGTAAGTTAATGCATTTCTCTGTTATAGTACTTCAGGCCATAAAGTGCATCTCTACTAGTTCTCATATTTGTTGATTGGTTAATATTGGGAACATGTGCTCCTAGTTATTTATCTGTTCATGGATATAAATATCATTTTTGTTAGTTTCACGTTCTGAGATTCTGTTAACAGCGATTGCTAATTAAATACTTCATTTGATAAGCTTCCATTGCTGTGTAGTGATTCCAAAGGAGATAGTGTTAACAGGCACTTGCATGTATACTCATTTAGGATACAAGTTGAAAATGAGTATTTTATAGTTATACATTGCTCAGCCCTCGCATACTGCGAGAGCTCCACCAGTGATTGCATAAATTCAATTTGTGGCACGTCATGTACAATGAATACTTTTAGGTATACTGTGTATTGGAGACTTTGGCCTAACAATGTTCACTTGAAACGGAGATAAATGAGATGGTAACATGGAGACAAATCCAACCAAAACAATATTCTTTGCCGTTGCACCTCTATATCTCTCTTACATTCTGCACTTTTGAAGCATTTACCGTCTTTTGAGTTCTTATGAACCTGATCTTTTCTAGGCTACAAGCCGAAACCCAAAGCTAAGGAGCGGACAGAGGAGGAGAAGAAATCTAGGCGAAGAACGAAGTACTTCCTCGCGGCCCAACTCATCTCAGTTCTCGCCTTCCTGTCCATCACGGGTGGGGTCGATAGTTCTGCGCTAGACGATGACTATGATATGGATTATGAAGATTAAAACCCTCCCTTTCTTACACTAAAAGAAGATTCTTTCTGAAGGTCTAATACGCCGCAGCGCTGGC
Protein-coding regions in this window:
- the LOC123165697 gene encoding mitochondrial outer membrane import complex protein METAXIN, with the translated sequence MASATTAAAEWEAAARKTLVARKPGFGLPTACPTCLPVLLYLRMSQVPFDIHVDYRFPDADHIPYVEFGECVAFNNENGGVIEYLREEKIVDLTSKHPSVSYSDVLSTKAMISTWLADALQYELWVANDGAHGSIARDIYFSDLPWPIGKVLHWKKIRDVKRLMDITKLNAAEKEEEIYRKATAAYDALSTKLGDQSFLFDDSPTDADALLLGHVLFVLNALPATSMLRSYLQNYDNLVKYAEDIKVQLVEVGSSSAGSASSDMPSSSTPRKTSSSGQSYKPKPKAKERTEEEKKSRRRTKYFLAAQLISVLAFLSITGGVDSSALDDDYDMDYED